The Tautonia marina genomic interval CGGCAACGATCAGATGATCTCGGACACCGCCGCCACCGGGCTGGCCTTGCTCCCGATGCTCGGCGCCGGGCATTCACACGTCGAGCCCGGCCGCTACCAGACCAGTATCGACCGCGGCCTGACCTGGCTCAAAGGGGCTCAGCAGCCCAGCGGAGAACTGTTTCTCGGCGGAGGAGGAAACGCCCGGATGTACAGCCACGCCATCGCCACAATGGCGCTGTGCGAGGCCTATGGCGTTTCCCGAGACGAGGATTTGCTCGAACCCGCCCGGCAAGCCGTGCAATTCATCATCCTGGCCCAGAACCAGCAAGACGGCGGCTGGCGCTATCAGCCGGGCGACGCGGGCGATACCTCCGTCTTCGGCTGGCAGATGCTCGCCCTGCGCAGTGCCTCGCTCGCGGGCATCAAGATTCCCGATCACGTCGTCACCGGTTGCCGACGCTACCTCGACGGTGCCGCGGCTGACCCGGTCGGAGCAACCTACAGCTACATGCCTGGCCGCAAACCCAGCCTGGTGATGACCGCGGAAGCGCTTCTCTGCCGCCAGTACCTCGGGTGGAGACGGACCACACCCGCCTTGCGATCCGGAGCGGCTCAGGTGTTCCAGGATCTGATGACCTCCGGCGATCGGAACATCTACTTCTGGTATTACGCCACCCAGATGCTCCACAACCTCGGTGGCAAGCCCTGGGAACATTGGAATACCCGCATCCGCGAGGGGCTGATCGCCAATCAGATCCAGGGAGCCGGCTGCGACCGAGGGAGCTGGGACCCGAACAGCCCCCAGCCTGACCGCTGGGGCCGCAGCGCCGGCCGCCATTACACTACCTGCCTTTCCATCCTGACCCTCGAAGTCTATTATCGCTATCTCCCGCTTTACCAGGAACGTGATCTTCGCCCCTTGAGCCCTCCCCCCCCCTCCGACACGGCCGACTGACCAACACGCTCAGAACGCCCCCCCGGAAGCCCATCCCTCATCGATTCGGCAAGATGCCGAAGACGCAGAACGGCGAAGTTTTTCGGAAAAACCTTGGAAAACCTGGGCAGTTTCTCCGCGCAATGTCGCCCAATGATTCATGGCTCAATCATTGGATTGGGGCAAGGGTAGACGACCCGCCTATACTATCACTCGCACAGAAGAAATCATCATCTCATCGGTTCATCAAAGGCCCAAGATTTCATGACCATCAAGCGGTCTGGTTCCGTCCGAGCAGGGCGGGCCTTGGTTGCGGCGGTTTCGGTGTTATTCGGAATCGGAGCCTGGTGGGTGATCCGGGGGATTGTTCCGGTCGAAGATGGAATTCCCGAGGCTGATCCGCTGGCGATGGCCCGATCGCAACTGGAACAGGGGCAGGGGGAGCTTGCTTGGGAGACGCTCGCCTCGCGCGTTCGCCCCGATGCCGAAGCCCATTGGCTCCTGAGCCGGGCTGCGTTGCAACGCGGTGATCTCCAAACCGCGGAAGCCTCACTGGCCGAGGCTCGGTCGCTCGGGTTCGAGAACGATCCGATGCGGACGGAACCCGCGGTTTTCGTCGGATCGGCTCGATGCGTGTCCTGCCATGCCGAAATTGCCCACGATCAGCAAGCCAGCCATCATGCCTCGACCTTCGCCGGCGCCGATGACCTGGACCAGCTTCCCTTGCCTGATGGCCCCATCCCCGACCCCGAAGTGCCGGAGGTCATCCACTCCTTCCGCAAGGAGGGCGATCGGGTCATCGTGGAAACCGAGGTTGCGGGCGAGCGATTTTCGATGGTCCTCTCGCATCTGATGGGCTCGGGACACCACGGAACCACCCCGGTCGGGATCGATCCGCTCGGCAATGTCGTCGAGCTTCGGCTCTCTCACTATGCCAAAGAGGTCGGGTGGGACCTCACGACCGGCCACCTTCCGCGCCCTGCCGTCCCCTCCGAGTTCCTTGGGCGAACCCTCGCTCCACACGAGCAGCAGAGCTGTTTGAACTGCCACACAACCCACCTTCAACCCGACGAATCGACCGCTTCCTGGACGGTCGTCGAAGGTGGGGTCCGGTGTGAGCAGTGTCATGGTCCCGGTGGGAACCATCTGGCCGCGGTGAACGGCGGGTTCTCCGAGCCGGCGATCATGCGACCCCGGCTCGCTTCGGCCGAGCAAGTCGTCAACCTCTGCGGAACCTGCCACCGGGCCTCGGAATCAGGCCCTCAGGACGAATCGAGCAATCCCTTCCTCGTCCGGTTCCAGGCAACGACGTTCGTCAGGAGTGCCTGCTTCATCCAGTCAGCTTCGACGGCGAAGTTCGATTGCGTCAGTTGCCATAATCCGCACCGTAACGCCGAAACCGACTCGAGGCACTACGATTCCGTTTGCCTCTCGTGCCACTCAGATACGCGATCCCTTGATCAAACGATCGCCACAGCGACCCCCCGGGAATTCACCGCGCAAACCCTTTGCCCGATCGAGCCGACCCAGGGTTGCGTCTCGTGTCACATGCCCCCTCGGGAAAGCTCGATGCGAAACACTCTGTTCACCGATCACCACATTCGGGTCCAGGAGGACCTGGATCGGGTCGATCCCCCAGACTCGGTTTCGGAACAGCGGGCCGAAGAGTGACGAGAATTCCCCGGCCCCGTGTTCCCGAACTGGAAGAAACGCTTGCCTCGAAACGTCACGATCAAGGGACGAACTGGGCCAACGGAATCGTTTTGTGCACCACCAATCGACCCACGGCCAAGGTCTGCGGCGTGGCGTTCACGGGCAAGTACCAGACCAGATCACCCGGTCGGACGAACGAGGGCGATCCGATGGTGACCTGAGTCACCGACATCCCACCCGCGCCGGGAACCACCATCGCCGAAGGTCCTCTCGGTGGCGCAATCACAATCGGATTGCCGGCGATCAACGCTCCCACCAGATGACGACGCTGCGGCATCCATTCCTCGCCGGGAATCATGGAATACCGCCCGAACACGTTGACCTGGAACGGGTTATTCCGATTCAAAGCCCGATTGTAACTGGCCAAGACCAGCGAGGTTGGGGTCACCAGGGCGCGGGCGGATCCCTCGAACAGATCGACGTGACCGGCCACGACACTGCCGTTCATCAGGTCGATGCCGGTCACCTCGGCCAGGGTTCCGGGAGCGGCCAGCCTCGGGTTCGCCGGCCAGCGGATCACGAAGACCTCAATCGCTCCGAACGACACCGGAAACTGCTGTCCGGCCGCATTTTCGAGCACAATCCACTTGGGCGTCGCCGTCACCACCCGGGCCCATTCCCCTCCGCCCGGCTGGAACTGCGGGGCGGTGAACCCCCCGATCGCTGCCGTGAACGGCCCCTGGGCGCGAGTCACCGACGCCCCGAGGCTCAACATGCCGGCGATCCCGATTCCCAGAATCACTGCTCGGAGCCTGTTGCGAGTCATCTCGGAAACCTCCCCGAGTCGAGAACCCCGGGCCCTTGTTCGAATTCCGATCGCCTGGACGTGGTCGGGAACGCGATCGCTCTTGATGGTTTATTCTAACCTGTATCCGCGACTCGCGGCGAGTGTCATCTGCTGAACCCGTCCGATCCGATCATTCGGGGCCATCGGGTGGATTCACCCTTCCCGACTCCCGCATCCATACGCCGCCGTTCGTGATCCTGAACCGTTCGTTCTGATGGAGCGGGTCCGTGGGGCTCCGAGTGTCTGCAAGGTCGGTTTTCCTGTTTGCAGGGTCGCCAGACGGTCACTACACTAGTCAAAGTCGTTCCATCACTTCGCCTTAACCCATTGGGGTGTCGGTCGAACTTTACGGAGTCCGAGCGGTCCAATGAGTGATTCCGAGGCGACCACTGGATGGGCTGACGCCGACTCCTCCGGAGCTCCCGATCGTGATTTGACCGGCCAGTTGCTCGGGGGCGAGTTCCTGGTGGAGCGATTGATCGGCCGGGGAGGGATGGGAGAGGTCTATCTCGCCCGGCAGCAGGGGTTAAATCGGCCGGTTGCGTTGAAGGTGCTCCGGCCCGACCTGGTTTCCAACCCGACCTACCTGAGCCGATTCGAGGTCGAGGCCACCGCGGTGGCCCGCTTGAATCATCCGAACATCGTGCAGGTCTACACCCTCGGCCGAGACGGCGACCTGCGCTTCATCGCCATGGAGTATGTTCAGGGGACGAATCTCCGGGACTATCTCCGCAAAAAGGGGACCGTCGAGCTTCCCCTGGCCTTTTCCATCATGCGGCAAACCTGCCAGGCCATGGCGGCGGCCAGTGAGTTGGGGCTGATCCATCGCGACATCAAGCCCGAAAACCTGATGCTGACTCGCAAGGGGCAGGTCAAGGTCGCCGATTTCGGCCTCTGCCGCGAGCAAGGAGCCGAGGCCCTGCACCTGACCCAGGAAGGGGTCACGCTCGGGACCCCCATGTATATGAGTCCCGAGCAGGTCCGGGGGCTGAGCCTCGACCATCGCAGCGACCTCTACTCGATGGGGGTCACCTTCTACCACATGCTCGCCGGGGTTCCCCCCTTTCGGGCCGAGACCGCCGTTGCCGTGGCCTTGAAACACCTGCAGGAGCAACCGATCGACCTGTCCGTGCACCGACCCGACCTGCCTCCCGAGTTGGTCAAACTGGTCATGAAGCTCATGGCCAAGAAGCCCGAAGACCGCTACAAATCGGCCGGTGAACTCGATCGGGAACTCCTCCGCCTCCGTGGAATCGTCACTGCCACTCAATCGATTCCCACAATCTCAACCGGTGAACCCACACCTTCGCCTCTCCCCGGTTCCTCAATCGCCTCGGGGCCGTCGATCCTTCAACGAACCGCATGGAGGATTGGTCAGCTACGGCTCGGAGGGGGAACACTCGTGACGCTCGGGGGGCTCGGCCTGCTCGTTGGCGCGGCCCTTGGCTGGTCGGCCCGCCCGACCGACATGCTTTCCGGCGGAGCCCCGGCCGGACCGCCGGCCCTCTGGATGGCTCCCGCCTGGGAATCGATCCCGAAACAGGCGACGGCCCAGGATCAGCTCCGCTACGCGCAGCTCCTCGCTCGCCCCTCTGATCGTTCGGCAGCGCTGCTTGCGGTCCCCGGCCATTTTCCGAGGGCCGAGCCCTGGGGCTCGACCGCTTACACGCAACTGGCGCGTGCATTGTTCGACCGCCTCGATCACCTCGGACTCAACGCCCTGGCCGACTCACTCGAAGCAGAGCCCGAGGCCGCAACCCAGCGGCGCCGACTGGCCGACATCTGCCGAGCCGCCTCGAACGCCCTGGAAGATCGACCCGACCTCGCCCTTGAGCATCTGACTGCCCGAGCCCCGGCTCCACCCTATCTCGAACCGGCTCTGGCCGAGCTGGCGCTGGAAGTGGCGGAATGGGCCAGGAGCAGCCCCAGCGCAAGCCCGCTGGCGGCCCAGTGGACAAACGTTCGAGAAGATCTCCTCCAGGCGCTCCGCATCGTCACCTTCGATCCCGCCGAGCGATTCGAACCCGGGCGACGACGCCCCCAGGCCCGACCCTGACCCTGAACTCTGACCCGCTCGGGATCGTATCGGATCACAATCGACGCAGAACGGTTCTTAAAACATCCCATTCACCCCTCGTTCCTTGCACCTACACGACACGACACGGTCAAGGTCTTCGGAGTTTTCCCGCGATGCCATTCCTCCGCAGAGAGAACGGCGAGCAACGCGGTCAGTGCATCGACCTCAAGGAGGAGGCGTTCCTGATCGGCCGCGCCCCGGATTGCAATCTGGTGCTCGACCCGCAGGGCGTCAGCCGCCGCCACGCGCAGATCGGCGTCGACTCGGGCCACTACTACCTGGAAGACCTCGGCTCTCGGAACACCACGAAGCTGAACAATCAGGTCGTTCCTCCCTGGCAACGCCTTCCCCTGAAGGCGGGCGATCGGATCAACATCTGCGACGTCGAGTTCGTCTACCTGACCCGGATGACGCCACCGGAGTCCGACGCCTCTGAGGTCATCGTCACCGAACACGGGGGCGAATCGACCATCCACACCCTCGACGCCTCCTCCACCTCCAGCGGAGGAACCCGTGTCTCGGCCGAGCGCAAGCTCGAAGCCGTGCTCGACATCACCCGCAACCTCTCCAGCACCGTCAAGATCGACGCGGTGGCGCCGAAAGTTCTCGACACCCTTTTTGAAATTTTCCCGACGGCCGAACGCGCCTTCTTGATTCTCAAAGACCCCCAGGCCGACCGCTTGATGCGCAAAGCCTTCAAGCACCGTCAACTCCGGCCGGCTCGAACCGGGTTGCAACGGCTTCATGACGGTGCGTCCAAGGACGACGAACCGCCGATGAACATCAGCCGGTCGATCGTCAACCATGTCCTCGACCGCAAGCAGGCCGTCCTCAGTCAAGACGCCGGCAACGATGCCAACCTCCCCGTCGCCGCCTCCATCGCCGACCTGAAAATCCGGTCGGTCATGTGCGCCCCCTTGCTGACCCCCGACGGCCAGGCCATGGGCATCATCCAGCTCGATACCACCTCGGCCCGTCAGTTTCAGCAAGAAGACCTCGACCTCCTCGCCGCCGTCGCCTGCCAGTCCGCCATCGCCATTCAAAACGCCCGAATGTACGAAGACATGCTGAAACAAGAGCGTGTCAATCGCGACCTTCGCCTCGCCGAGCAGGTCCAGATCAGCTTCCTGCCCGACTCCGTGCCTCAGATTCCCGGCTATGAGTTCTTTGCCTATTACCATGCCGCCAACAACGTTGGTGGAGACTACTACGACTTTGTCCCCTTGCCCGGCAACCGTCTCGGAATCGCCCTGGCCGACGTTTCCGGGAAAGGAATTCCCGCGGCCCTGATGATGGCCAAGTTCTCCGGGAACACCCGCTACTGCATCCTCACCGAGAACGCCCCCGCCCCGGCCGTAACCATCCTCAACGATCAACTGTGCGAGGCCGGGCTCGAAGAAAAATTCATCACCCTGAGCCTCTCGGTCCTCGACCTCGAACGCGGCAGGCTGACCCTCAGTTCGGCCGGACATTTGCCGGTCCTGATCCGTCGCGCCAACGGTCGGGTCGAGGAACACGGTGTCGACATCTCCGGGCTCCCGCTCGGCATTCTTCCCGATTTTCCTTACCAGCAAGTTGACATTCAGCTCGATCGCGGTGATGTCGTCGTCATTTACTCCGATGGCATTACCGACGCTCGCAGCCCTCAGGACGAGATTTACCACTCCGTCGACAAACCGAGACTCAACAACCGCCTTGCTGAGCTTTCCGGTAGCCCTGAAGCCGTTGGCCGCGCCATCCTTCAGGAAATCCGCGAGTTCTCCACCGGCGAACCCCAGGCCGACGACATGACCATGATCTGCTTCGGCCGCGTCTGACCGCTCGTGGCGCCTGTTCTGTCCGCTGCCGCGAGACGCGTCGAACGACTTCACCAGACCATCGGCCACCCCTCAGGGCAAGTCCCTCACGGTCTTCTTCCTTCTTGATCTTTTCGCCAACGATTCTCTATGTCCCTTCGCGTTGCCAACATCTCGACCCCTCTGGGTGAAGACGAGTCGGCTCTGGTCGATCACCTGGCTTCCCGGCTTGGCGTGGGTCCGTCCGACATCAGCCGATGGCGGATCCTCCGCAAGAGCCTCGATGCCCGCCGCCGAGACGACATTCGCTTCGTCTACTCCGCCGAGGTCGAGTTGGCCGACCCCGGCGCCGAGGCGTCGCTCGCCGGATCGGGGCTGGCTCCCTACACCCCCGAACGGTTCGACTGGCCCGACGCCGGATCAGAGCCGCTCCGACACCGACCGGTCATCGTTGGATCGGGTCCGGCCGGCCTGTTTGCCGCCTACTTCCTGGCCATCAGCGGATACCGACCGCTGGTCCTCGAACGAGGCCGAGCGGTCAAGGAACGCGTGGCCGACGTCCGAACCTTC includes:
- a CDS encoding prenyltransferase/squalene oxidase repeat-containing protein; its protein translation is MPTRSKRFRPLRRTRIALRRAILRLDQNPPAWTRNLTPWSASLITHLILIILIAILAFLNPVANQDDGDPGFQARMADQLTDDLTTLDTLDQSGDPFTRLDDPTPSLPIDPTAIDPEVVNVPELASRFGPELKQSPLEWVVERPDRLMLGQAPMATQLGSQAQIAPFSGRSASMKAALLRREGGTAESEEAVERGLQWLLRHQGPAGNWSLNCAPHCTEGPCPGNDQMISDTAATGLALLPMLGAGHSHVEPGRYQTSIDRGLTWLKGAQQPSGELFLGGGGNARMYSHAIATMALCEAYGVSRDEDLLEPARQAVQFIILAQNQQDGGWRYQPGDAGDTSVFGWQMLALRSASLAGIKIPDHVVTGCRRYLDGAAADPVGATYSYMPGRKPSLVMTAEALLCRQYLGWRRTTPALRSGAAQVFQDLMTSGDRNIYFWYYATQMLHNLGGKPWEHWNTRIREGLIANQIQGAGCDRGSWDPNSPQPDRWGRSAGRHYTTCLSILTLEVYYRYLPLYQERDLRPLSPPPPSDTAD
- a CDS encoding tetratricopeptide repeat protein, which encodes MIRGIVPVEDGIPEADPLAMARSQLEQGQGELAWETLASRVRPDAEAHWLLSRAALQRGDLQTAEASLAEARSLGFENDPMRTEPAVFVGSARCVSCHAEIAHDQQASHHASTFAGADDLDQLPLPDGPIPDPEVPEVIHSFRKEGDRVIVETEVAGERFSMVLSHLMGSGHHGTTPVGIDPLGNVVELRLSHYAKEVGWDLTTGHLPRPAVPSEFLGRTLAPHEQQSCLNCHTTHLQPDESTASWTVVEGGVRCEQCHGPGGNHLAAVNGGFSEPAIMRPRLASAEQVVNLCGTCHRASESGPQDESSNPFLVRFQATTFVRSACFIQSASTAKFDCVSCHNPHRNAETDSRHYDSVCLSCHSDTRSLDQTIATATPREFTAQTLCPIEPTQGCVSCHMPPRESSMRNTLFTDHHIRVQEDLDRVDPPDSVSEQRAEE
- a CDS encoding protein kinase domain-containing protein: MSDSEATTGWADADSSGAPDRDLTGQLLGGEFLVERLIGRGGMGEVYLARQQGLNRPVALKVLRPDLVSNPTYLSRFEVEATAVARLNHPNIVQVYTLGRDGDLRFIAMEYVQGTNLRDYLRKKGTVELPLAFSIMRQTCQAMAAASELGLIHRDIKPENLMLTRKGQVKVADFGLCREQGAEALHLTQEGVTLGTPMYMSPEQVRGLSLDHRSDLYSMGVTFYHMLAGVPPFRAETAVAVALKHLQEQPIDLSVHRPDLPPELVKLVMKLMAKKPEDRYKSAGELDRELLRLRGIVTATQSIPTISTGEPTPSPLPGSSIASGPSILQRTAWRIGQLRLGGGTLVTLGGLGLLVGAALGWSARPTDMLSGGAPAGPPALWMAPAWESIPKQATAQDQLRYAQLLARPSDRSAALLAVPGHFPRAEPWGSTAYTQLARALFDRLDHLGLNALADSLEAEPEAATQRRRLADICRAASNALEDRPDLALEHLTARAPAPPYLEPALAELALEVAEWARSSPSASPLAAQWTNVREDLLQALRIVTFDPAERFEPGRRRPQARP
- a CDS encoding SpoIIE family protein phosphatase yields the protein MPFLRRENGEQRGQCIDLKEEAFLIGRAPDCNLVLDPQGVSRRHAQIGVDSGHYYLEDLGSRNTTKLNNQVVPPWQRLPLKAGDRINICDVEFVYLTRMTPPESDASEVIVTEHGGESTIHTLDASSTSSGGTRVSAERKLEAVLDITRNLSSTVKIDAVAPKVLDTLFEIFPTAERAFLILKDPQADRLMRKAFKHRQLRPARTGLQRLHDGASKDDEPPMNISRSIVNHVLDRKQAVLSQDAGNDANLPVAASIADLKIRSVMCAPLLTPDGQAMGIIQLDTTSARQFQQEDLDLLAAVACQSAIAIQNARMYEDMLKQERVNRDLRLAEQVQISFLPDSVPQIPGYEFFAYYHAANNVGGDYYDFVPLPGNRLGIALADVSGKGIPAALMMAKFSGNTRYCILTENAPAPAVTILNDQLCEAGLEEKFITLSLSVLDLERGRLTLSSAGHLPVLIRRANGRVEEHGVDISGLPLGILPDFPYQQVDIQLDRGDVVVIYSDGITDARSPQDEIYHSVDKPRLNNRLAELSGSPEAVGRAILQEIREFSTGEPQADDMTMICFGRV